TCAACTGCAAGCGAATTTTCCAGATAGAAGTCTCGCCAGGAGCCGCACCTTTCATGCCCAGCAGTTGACGAGTTTTCGCACTCCGCTCAGATGGGTTGTTATCGGTTGTTTGTTGTTTGTCGGTTGTCATTTGCTAATGGGTAATAGGTAATAGGTAATGGGTAACGGGTAATGGTCATTATCAAGTACCCATCACCCATTACCAATTCTCAATGACCAATTAGAACGAAATCGCCAAGTAACTATTTTGAAATTTAGCGCCTTTGACGGGTTGACCGCTCAACTGGGGGGGTAAGGAGATATTGCGCCGCTGATCTCCGGCTTCGATGGTGACTTCAGGGCCGTATTGGGTGAGTTTTACCTGCTTTTTATCAAAACCAGGCAAGAATAGACGTACCTGACGAGCTGGAATGTCAATCTCGATAGGTTTGGGCAGCCCCGATACTTGACGCAAATCCGGGAGGGCGTCGATTAGCGGTTGCCAGTCACCCGGTGGTGAGCTGGGAAGGGAGCTGACTGCAAGAGGGGTAAAGTTTGCCGAAATGGCTTCTGTGTCCGACTCTTGGTTGAGCAGAACGCCTCCCACGGTCAGTCCGACTTGTTGGGCACTGCCCCAAAAATACTGGGCAGTCGCAACAGCAGTTGGCGCACTCGTCGTCACCAAATAGGCAGCAACGCGGTTAGGATCGGCGACTGCGGCTCTCCCTCGCTCCAGCAGATTGTTCACCTCATTGGTGGGCTGTTGGGCAAAGTTATCCCCACTCCATGACACATTGAGAACAGCGCTGCTAATGGGTTGAATGAACGGCGAAACAGTTCTCCACAGGTCGGAATCTTCCACGACTTTTCGGAACCGGCGAATATACCAGCTGAGTATCTCTGGCATCCCCAGCATCCGTAGGGTAGTCTGGTCGCCGCTGCCGTCGTAGATGATTACGTCATACTTGCCACTGGCTTCGTACTCGCGGATGGCGTTGAGAGCCAGGGCGCTGTCCATCCCTGGCAGAACGCCCAACTCCTGACCGTAGACATTTTTCAGCAGAGGCGTCCGTAGATACTGCGCTTCCAGTTTTTTGACTTCTTCCCAGCTGCGTTCGAGTAGCACGGCAGACTGGAACTGTACTACCTGTAAATTTTGAGCCAGTTCCTGGGGATCAGGGCTAGGGGACGCCCCCAGGAGCAATCCGAGGGTGGGGCCGGGGTCTTGTCCGGCAAGTAGCACTCGCGCTCCCTTGCTTGCCAGTTGTTTGGCGGCTGCGATCGCGACTGTGGTGCGACCCGTGCCGCCTTTGCCCAAAAACGTTAAAATCAGGGCCATCTGTTCTTATTGTGCGGGTTTCAGTTCATCTTCAAAAAACCAAGTGGTCGAGTTGTCGTCAAATTGCACGACGACCCCAACGCCACTACCATCCGTCATTTTGTAGCCTTTGATGGTGCCAACTTTCCCCAGTTTATTAACAACGGCGGGAGAAACCCTGTCTCTGAGGCGGTATACTTTTACTTTCTGACCGATCTCCATTGCTGCTCCGATGCAAATGAACCATTCCGAATCATTCCACAGTTTAGGGCAAAACCTCGGAGATTGGTTTGCTTAAGTGGTGGTGAACCGAAGGTCGTCCTCTTAGGACATCGTTTTCTTTTGGTTCAGATCACCTCTGAATCAATACCCAAGGACGGTATTTAGACCCGAACTCTAGTTGCTCTACCGCTTTGGCGTAGCACCAAGATGACCTTGAGGCTGCTAAGCTTTACCTCGGCAGAAGCTGCCACTCGCAAAACTTCTGCTTGTATTGCAGCAAATTTCCTATATCATCTTTAACTTAATAGACTAGACTTGTTACAAAATCCAACAAATGCCAAAAAGCGGCAATGGGAACTCTAAGGTTTGACTCAGCTTCATAGAAAAAAGTGGCTTCGTGTTTTGGTTGTGAGAGAGTAGCGGGATTTGTTGAAGTCGATGAAAGCAGTTGTTCGCAAAGCTGGCAGGGTGAGGCGTTTGCTTCCGGTTAATGACCTATGGTGGGCAAAGCTAGACTTGTTGAGAACCCTGGTGCGGCGGGATTTGGAAGCGCGATATAAGGGTTCGGTTCTAGGCAATTTGTGGCCTTTGGTCAATCAGCTGTCACAGTTGCTGATTTACACTTATGTTTTCTCAATTGTATTGAAGATAAAGCTGACCCTGAAGGGATTGCCAGAGAATAACATTACCTTTGGGTTATGGCTATTTGCCGGGTTGCTTCTCTGGATTGCTTTTACCAGTGGCCTTACCCAGGCAGCAGGTTCGGTGGTGGGGCAGCCAAATTTGGTGAAGAAGGTCGTGTTTCCGCTAGCTTTATTGCCCCTAGTACCCGTGCTGTCAACGTTCATTGAGAGTACATTAGGCTTGATGGCATTGATTCTTTTAGTGGCATTGACATCCCAAACAATACACGCTACGTTATGGCTGCTGCCGTTGGTTTGGCTACCGCAGCTAATGTTGACAGCTGGGTTGGGGTATTTTACTGCAGCTCTAACAGTTTTTTTGCGAGATATTCCGCAAACATTATTAGTTATCTTAAATTTTTTATTCTATTTGACACCTATTGTTTATCCAGCAAAGCAGATTCCAGAACCGTGGAGAGGTTGGGTATTTTGGTTGAATCCAGTGGCGACGCTGGCAGAAGTTTATAGAGATTTAGTATTAGTGGGAGAGATGAATCACTGGGCACAGTGGGGTGTGGCGTCTTTAATTTGTCTATTAATATTTTTGGGAGGATTAGGGGCGTATCAAAGGTTACGTCCGGCATTTGCTGATGTACTTTAGGTTGTGATTGAGTTTGTGAGTTGTGGTGTTGGCAGCAGTGGTGTAATGAGTGAGATTGCGATTTCGCTGAAGAACGTCTCGAAGTGCTTTAAGCTGTATGGGCATCCCGTAGATCGGTTAAAAGATTTATTGCTGCCCGGTAAGATTAGAGCTAATGAATTTTGGGCGCTGCGAGATATTAATTTGGAGGTGCCAAAAGGGCAAACACTAGGAATTGTTGGGCAAAATGGTTCTGGCAAAAGTACACTCCTACAAATTATTGCCGGGACGCTAACGCCAACTACAGGAGATATACAAGTCAATGGTCGGGTTGCAGCGTTGCTGGAATTAGGAAGTGGTTTTAACCCTGAATTTACCGGGCGGCAGAATGTATTTTTTAATGGAAGATTATTAGGCTTAAGTCAAAGAGAAATAGAAGACAAATTTGATACAATTGCTGAATTTGCTGAAATTGGAGATTTTATAGAACAACCCGTTAAGGCTTATTCAAGCGGTATGTTTATCAGGTTGGCTTTTGCTGTTGCAATCAATGTTGAACCAGATATTCTAATTGTTGATGAAGCTTTATCCGTAGGTGATATTAAATTTCAATTTAAATGCTTTTTGAAATTTAAAGAATTTCAGGAAAAAGGCATAACAATTTTATTTGTTTCCCATGATGGAAATTCCGTAAAACGTTATTGTAATAATGCTATTCTTTTAAATTCAGGTCAAAAGATTTTGGAGGGAATACCGAATCAAGTAATTAATCATTATACAAAAATTATGTTTCCCGATGAAGAGGTGAGAGAATTCAGAGAAATACCAAATAAAGAATTGATATTACCTGCCGCTCCAGAACGAAAGAAAGAAAAGTTAGAGTATAGATATGGTGATGGACGGGGGGAAATCATAAAAATTATTACTAAAAATAGTAACGGGGAAACAACCAAAACTTTCCTTTCTTGTGAGAAAGTAGTTGTTAGTATTGAAGCTTTGATTAAAGAGTTTTTAGAAGCTCCAGTGTTTGCTATGACAATAAAAGATTGTAGGGGTGAAGATATATATATCACCAATACGTATGCCCAGAAGATAAATGTGCCAAATTTAAAGCCTGGAAACTTGGTTAATGTGTCATTTGAACAACACCTGATGCTTTGTCCAGGTGACTACTTTATTTCTTTTGGCTTTGTCTCTCTTGCTCAAGGAAGGCTAAGTCCAATAGATCGTAGATATGATGCTGTCCAAATAAAAGTGACTCAACTGGGAGACGATATGAGTGGCGGCATAGTAAATCTTCAGAGTCGGATTAATTTTTCCATTGAAAAGGCTACTCTTGAAAGTAGTAAGTATTAGAGTCTTTAAATGAATTATCCAGAGGATTTTTTTAGATTTCAGGAATTGAACCTTTGGTTACCAAAGCGAAATTACTCTGTATTCAATTATTCAGATGGCTCTGAGGAAGAAGCTTATTTGGAGAATTGCCTTAAAAAAGTCTCAGATCTCAGATGTCATTCTTCTGAACTAGTTGGGTACATACGTAATTGGCCTTCTGAGTATCATCTCAGTCCTAAGCGAAGTAATTTGCTTCGTCCTATACTGCTAAATAAAGGTAGCTCGATACTAGAATTGGGTGCAGGCTGTGGAGCTATTACTCGATATTTAGGGGAGAACGTTGATAAAGTTATTGCTGTCGAGGGTAGTGACAAGCGAGCAAATATTGCTGCTCTAAGATGTAGGGATCTGGAAAATGTACAAATAGTTCATGGGAACTTCCAAAACATTGAATTCAATGAAAAATTTGATGTAGTTACTTTGATTGGTGTATTAGAGTATAGCGGACAATACATTAATTCCGGAAACCCGCAACAGCAAGCTTTGGAAATAGCAAAACGGCATTTAAAAAATGATGGGATCTTGATTTTAGCAATTGAGAACAAACTGGGGTTAAAATACTTTGCCGGATGCTCTGAAGATCATACGGGCATACTATTTGATGGGCTAGAAGGTTATAGTAGTGGTAGCTTAGTAAGAACTTTTGGAAAGCAGGAACTAGAGAAACTATTGAAAATATCTGGTTTTACAGATATTGATTTTCTGTATCCTTTTCCAGACTACAAGCTTCCTGACGTTGTTATTAGATTAAACGAAACTAGCCCGCATTACTCAACACCCTTTTTGTATAACTGGCTGGGATATGTAAATTCTAGAGATTATAGTAATCGCAAAATAGAGATATTCGAAGAATTTTTGGTGACTAAACAGATAGAAGCTAATGGCTTTTTGTCTCAAGTAAGCAATTCGTTTTTAGTATTAGCTAGTGGAGGCAAATTAATCTCAGAAAAATTCCTAGATCCAGAAGCGATCGTGTGGAAGTACAATGTGATGCGTAGTAAGGAGTTCATGACTCAACTCTGTTTACGCAGGAATAGAAGTGATGGTTCGTTGTTTTTGAAACGAGAACCTATCTATACTGAACTGACACTGGAGCAAGAAACAGATCCAACAAAAGAATTGAAACACTATGCCAATGAATCCACACAAATTGTGAGTGGTACAACACTCATTGAGCAAATAATTCAAGCAATCAGGTTTAGGGCTTCGGGAGATGAAGAGTTTTTGAAATCGTGTATTAATATTTGGTATAAGTTCTTGGTTAAAGAAGCCCAAAGATGTCTGGGAAGCAAAACCGAGTTACCTGGTAATTACGTGGATTGTACTCCGTGGAATTTGATAGTAACGCCAAAAGGCGCTCTTAATTACATTGATAGAGAGTGGAGTTATTTAGCTCGGCTTCCTATTAAATTTATATTATTTAGGGGGTTTCTTGGGATTTACAACTGGGCTTACTTATGGATAGATGCCGGATGGGATATTTTACAGCCAGATAAATCATTTAGGTCTTTTCTGAATTTTTGTCTACAGTTAGTTGAGTTGGATATAAATGCAGAAGAATTTAATAGGTTTGCTTTGTTGGATTGGGAGTTTCAAGAAAGAACTAAGCTGGTTGCGAGCGGAAATTTTGATGAGTTCACAAGATTTCTGAATTCAATCCCACAGTCAATGCTATTCGTTAAGTCAATTGAGCGATCGCAGTCGCAGTTGCATCAAACTCAAGCAGAACTGCAACACTCGCAGTCGCAGTTGCATCAAACTCAAGCAGAACTGCAACACTCGCAGTCGCAGTTGCATCAAACTCAAGCAGAACTGCAACACTTGCAGTCGCAGTTGCATCAAACTCAAGCAGAACTGCAACACTCGCAGTCGCAGTTGCATCAAACTCAAGCAGAACTGCAACACTCGCAGTCGCAGTTGCATCAAACTCAAGCAGAACTGCAACACTCGCTGAGTATTGTTGCTTCAATGGAAACCAGTAAGTTTTGGAAACTACGAACAATATGGTTTAAGTTCAAAAAAAGCATAAGCTCTGTACTGCTTCCCTTTGTAAGACTTTCTAATAAAAGTATTTTTGTTATACGTAATGAAGGATTTTACATATTTACTCAACGTACCGCTAAATTTTTAATACATCGGATGACGAGCTTCCACACTAGAAGTTATTTGACGGATACATTAGTAGCTAAAATTTTACAGAGTTTGGCAGAGCCTCCAGAATATACAGAATGGATCAATGACTACGAACCTAATGATGAGGAGCTTAAACAACAAAAAAATAAAGCTCTGTCATTTAAGTACAAACCCCTGCTTAGTGTGATTCTTCCAGTATATAAAGTGCCATTTTTTATTCTTGAAGAAACCCTGAATAGTGTTTTAAACCAAACTTACACTAACTGGGAGTTATGTATTGCCTTTGCTGATATCGGCAATTTGCAAACAAGTCAATACCTAGAAGCGCTCAGTTTACAAGATCAAAGAGTGCGGCTAACTATAATGCTAGAAAACCAAGGGATTTCTGGTAACTCTAATGCTGCTATAAAGCTGGCTTCAGGTGAATTTATAGTACTACTAGATCATGATGATTTATTAGCACCTTCGGCTTTCTATGAAGTAATAAAAAAATTAAACGAGCAGCAAAACTTAGACTTCCTATATTCAGACAAAGATTGTGTGAGTGCAAATAGTAAAGTAAGGTCACGGCTGTTATTAAAACCCGAATGGAGTCCAGAAATTTTATATTCGGCTAATTATTTAACTCATTTATGTGTTGCTCGTCGTGAACTTGTGGAGCGTATTGGCGGCTTTCGTCCAGAGACAGATGGAGCGCAAGACTGGGATATATTTTTTCGCATTACAGAACAAACATCACGTATTGCTCGGATTAATAGTGTTCTTTATCACTGGCGCATAATACAGGGTTCTACTTCTCTAGGGATAGATTCTAAGCCCTATGCCCTTGAAGCACAATTACGGACTATCCAAGACCATCTAAGTCGAACACAATTGCCAGCAACCGTTTCACCACACCCAGAATCCGGTTTTAGATTAGAATGGCAAACTCCGCCCGCCAAGGTAACAATTATTATTGATGGTGACGTTCCTTGGGAGTCTTTATCTAGTTGCATTCGTGCAGTTTCATCGTTTGCTGATTCTAGTATTCATACAGCGAAAGTAGTTTTACCAGAGTCTAGTTATAACTCACAAAAGAGCGAACGAGACACTATCATCAAAAATACCAACTTGCCTATTGAGTGGCTGATATTCAGAGAGAATAAGCTAGAAACTTTAGCAAAAGCTGCGAAAAAAGAACCGACTGACGTAGTTTTGTTTGTATCAGGTGAAATTACTAGATTTCAAGAAGGATGGATACAAGAATTAAGTGGTTGGGTTCTCAGTCATCCAAATATTGGATTTGCTACAGCGCTCATCTTAACAGAGGAAAATATTGTTGTTGAAGCAGGAATAATTGTTGATCAATACGGAAATGGCTCCCCGCTATTGCGTGGTAGGAACTTATATTCTTGGGAAATTTTTGGGGGAGCGCTATGGTATAGAAATTGCACTGCAAGCTCTCCTAAAGCTGTGGCGTTTAGTTATGACCATTACTTGACCTTAGATGGATTACCTACAAATGTATCTTCTTTATCGTCTGCAATGATAAAACTGTGTCAAGCTAGTCGCCGTAAAAATAAACGTGGTTTAGTAAATCCACACGCGCGAGCATTCTTGAAAGATTTACCCAACGATGATATTCCAGAATTTCATGAATCTTTAGCTGATGATCCCTATTTTCATCCTGCTTTTGATTCAGTTGCTCCCTTGAAATTAAGATTGAAAAATGGAAAACATTTATGAGAATTAAAGCGTTTCTAAAGAAAGTAATTAATCAGACATTGTTACCTTTAGATAGCTATAGTAGAGATGCTACTGCACTGGCACGAGTTATTGATTTTTCATACGCAGATATCTCGGAATTTCAACAACATCCTGAAAGAGTTAGCAAATCAGGCACTCACAGTGTGAATTGGTATTTGCCATCTTTTGAGAATGCTTTCTATGGTGGAGTGATGACAATACTCCGCACTGCGGATTATTTATTCCAAAAGGGAGGGATGCACCAGAGATTCTTGATTTGTGGTGATATAAATGCTGATGCTGTAGCTGAAAAAATTACGAAGGTATTTCCGGCTTTAAAGAGCGCAGAGGTGATAATCCTCAACTCTGCCCAAGCAATTCAGAACATACCAGTATCAGATTTCTCAATCGCTACACTTTGGACAACTGCCTATGTTCTGCTAAAGGTACAAAATACGGGGTTGAAATTTTATTTTATTCAGGACTTTGAACCGTTATTCTATCCCGCTGGCTCCACCTATGCTCAAGCTGAAGCTACATACCGATTTGGATTCTATGGGATTGCTAATACTATAAGTTTGAAGAAAATATACGAGATCGAATACGACGGAGTATCAGTTCACTTTACTCCTTGTATCGATACTAATGTTTTCTATAGTGAAAATAGTTTAAAGAAGAATGACCAGCCGAAACGTGTCTTTTTTTATGGGCGACCAGGACATCCACGCAATGGTTTTGAATTAGCAGTTGAATCAATGCGTCAGCTAAAGAAACGTTATGGTTCTGGTGTGGAAATTTTATCAGCTGGGGCAAATTGGAAGCCTGAAGACTATGGATTGGGGGGAGTACTAGAGAATCTAGGGTTGTTAAATTATGAAGCAACAGGACATCTCTATCGTTCTTGTCATATTGGACTTTCAATGATGATGACACGACATCCATCTTACTTACCTTTTGAAATGATGGCATGCGGTGTGTTAGTGGTTTCAAATGTAAATCCGAGTACCCGATGGCTGTTGCGTGATGGTGAAAATTGTCTTCTTTCCAATCCAAGTGCATCCTGTCTTGCTGAAACGATCTCGCTGGCAATTGATAAATATGACGAATTTGCACACATTAAAAAGAATGCAGTTGAGTATATGATGAATTATCACCAGGATTGGTCGGTTGAATTAGCACGAATTCATCAATTTATGTTAAATGTTCCTGGTATAGAAAATCGCAGTAGAGAGGGATTATACGTGAGCAAATTTGCTAAAGTTTAAGTTGATAATGTTTGCTTACATTCACTTGAGCGAATAAAGCTAGGAGATTATTTTAATGAATACAGTAAAATCGCTTATTAAGATAGATATAGGTTGTGGTCCACATAAGAGGGAGGGCTTTATAGGTATAGATAGTAGCAAGCATTCTGGCGTTGATTATGTAGTCGATATAGAAAAAGAAGACCTTCCCTTTGAAAACGGAAGCGTAGACTATATTTTTTCATCACATTGCTTGGAGCATATCTCAAATACAAACAGGTTTTTTCAAGAAATTTGTCGTGTGGCTTGTGAGGGAGCAACCGTAGAAATTTGGACCCCGTATGCGTTTAGCAACGGAGCCTTCATATTTAGTCATGTTCAGTTTCTGAACGAAGAACACTATATGCATATGTGCGTACTATTTCCCGAAGTTTATAAAAAGTTAACTGGAGGCTTTTGGGTATTAAATGAGATAAAGTACGTAGTATTGCCTAGCACACTAGTGGATATTGACAGAAGTGGTCATAGCCTAGATTTTGCCCTCAAATACTTTAAAGGCGTGGTTCAGGAGTTCGGCGTTTTTATGAATATTTATCGTTCAAAGCCACCTAAAGAAAAGGTTCCTGCATGGTGGGAGGTGAGGACATTTTCTACAGACCGTTATGAGAAAAGCATGAGAATTAAAGAACTCGCACCGTCAACTGATGAAGAAGTATCTAAAGCTATAAAAAAGTTTGCTTTAGATGGTTAGAAATCGAAGAATTCTGAGTACTTAGCTATATTCTGTATCAACGCTATTGTGGTATGGAAATAAATAGGCTTACCAACAATAATACAAAAGCTAAAACTAGAAAGCCATCAGCGACAACAGTGGAAATACACAGTCTAGTCCAAAATAACTATATCCCGCACTAGCTGAAACACTATAAAATGCCTACCTTACCAAATCCAATAACCTTAATGCACAATGAGAGTTAAGGATAATTCACAAGATAGGTTAGCGCTCATATTCTTCTGGCTTATATATTCAGCAATAATAGGGCTGTTGACACTACTGGGGTTTAACGCGATTTTTCAGTACTATGCTCCTAATGGCATAGCTGCAACGCTACCACTAGCTAGGCTTAGCGAACCTTTTGCCTTAGTGACGGCTATTGAACTATGGGATAAATCCAATCTGACACAACCTTTCGTAGCAGAATTAAATGGTTTGGGAAGAATAGATATTCAGGTAGTTACCTGGCTCGAGCGACCCCGACAAAATGATGTATTTTGGCAGTTGAGTGAAATAGGCGACGACGGCAAAAAGATTCTCAAGCGTAAGGGTAGTTTTCACGCCCGTGATGCCAAGGACTGGAGATTTGTTAGTCTTAAGTTTCAGCCACTTCCTGAAAGTGCCTGTAAGCACTACGAAATTTCATTTTCTGCTGCTGGTACTTCTCAGCCTGAAAGTATTGGTTTACCAATTTATAAAACTCAGGAAGCTCCTCTGCCTGAAGAGATGCCAAGGATAACTTCAACCGTATTTAAACAGACAAATTTGAATCAAACAGTGTATTCTCCAGGAGCTATCAGCGCCTCCCTATCTTACTTTTACCATAAATCAACTTAATTTACAATGAAAAATAGAGGGTTAAACGTAAGAAAGTGGTTCAATTTCCTAATATATCTGCTCAATAGACATCCTCATCATAAACAGTTAGTTTTGTTTATTGGATGTTGGGCAGTGTCATTTCTAATATTTTTCTTCCGCAACCCCGATCCATTCATAAACCCTGTATTTTACGCGGAAGATGGACATGACTATGTTGGTCCTATCCTGACTCAGGGATTTTGGTCAACCTTATTTACTCCTCACATAAATTATTATGTATTTGGAAACGTTATTTTGGCAGGAATCGCCATAAAAATTAGCAATATTTTATATCCGGATAATTTATTGTACATCCCTCAAAGCATAGCCCTTGTTTCTTATATATTTTATGGCTTAGTAGCAACTTTACCCCTTTTATTATTAGGAGACTGGATCAGGTTGCCATATCTGATTGCACTGGCGTTAGTATCTAGCTTTTTTCCGCTACATGATGCAGATGCTGAAGTACTGGGTAGAGTTTCAAACGTTGGGTATTCATTCGTTTATATAGCATTTGTTTTAATTGTTTATCGCCTCTTTTGTATGAAGCGATCGCGTTTCATACTTTTAGTCGATTTTATAATACTTATATGTGCTGGAACCAATCCGGTAGTTTATCTTTTAATTCCTGTAATTTACATTCCCTATTTAAAGCAGCTTTTAATTGAAAAAAAATCTTTAAAGTTTATTTTTAAAACTCCTGCTTTTTTAAGCGCTGTTATCCTTGGTTTTCTAGCTTTATTTAAAATAGTTTATATTACGCTTAATTTTGGAATGACTGGAACAAAACCAACAGGACATTTTTTAGATTCACCATTTATTTTAGGCAATGCTATCGAAATGCTTATTGCTAGATCGATGCTTCATCCTATCATTTACTCAATTTACGAAAAATTTAATGATTTCGTTGCTATTCTCGTTTTTATAGTAATTATTATTGCTGCCAGCCTAGCTTCAACCAAAGCAAATCGGTGGTTATTCGTCTTTGGCTTTTATTCATTGCTTAGTTTTACAATTATAGCAGCAGTATTTAGACCAGGCCTCAGCGCCTTGTTCAATAATTACACACTTACAGGACTTCACAGATACTATTATGGTCAAAACTTACTCGCAATTTTCTTAATAGTCTTATGGTTTCATGACATGGCTCTTCGTATTAAAAAAAATCTACTTCGTCAAGCATTAATGGTAGTAATGTTAACAATATTTATGACTGGTTGGCGAGATTTATCTACTTATGGGAATCCCGCTTATCCAATGAGAGAAATAGGTAACTTCGAGCAATCATTAATAGTTGCATTAAAAGAGAGAAGATTTGTGGACATTCGTGGAATACCGGATAGTAAGGGTCGTTTTCTTGAAGTGCCGATATATCCAAGAACTTCCACCTGGAAGATGGTAATACCAAAGGAGTTAGCTGAGAAGTCGGCTGACAAAGGTAACATAATGAGTAGCATGGTTAAATGCCAGTCAAAGCTACGTTAACCATGTAGGGTTAAGCAAATGTACCTGTAATGAGTCAGTCAAAGCACGAAGCTATCATAATTGGTGGAGGATTCTTCGGATGTAAAATGCCTTTATATCTAAAGAAATACATGAATAAGGTCATTTTATTTTAACCAGAAAATAAGCTTCTTCAACGTGCATCTTACACTGACCAAGCTAGAGTCCACAACGGTTATCACTACCCAAAAAGTATCCTTTCTAAAGTCATTAAGTTACGAGACAGCAAGGCTTCCCGGATTGAAGTATTTTTCAACTCTGGGGATAGGGAATAGGGTCAGCGCTAAATACGTCTTTAACTGCACTTACTCAGCAATTAACAAAATTATTTCGGCTTCTCGACTTCCCATTATCCCTTTAAAGCATGAGTTAGCTGAGATGGCATTAGTTGAAGTACCTGAACCTCTGAAGCACTTAGGTATTACCGTCATGTGCGGTTCCTTCTTCTCCATTATGCTTTTTCCACCACGCGGACTGCACACATTGAGTCATGTGCGCTATACACCCCACTTCTACTGGCAAGAGACTGAAAAGTTTTGTCGTTAACGGAAAATCCTTGAATTATATGAAAACCATCTGGAGTCAAAACCTAGTTTCTATATCTATAAAGATTTTTTATAAAGGCGTTTTCATAATTTCGTTATTTTTACTTTTAAATTTGTTATTTTATCAATTTATACAGGCGTATTCTGTAAGTATTCATTTTAATGGTAGCCCCATTAATGGAAGCTTTCAGATATTCAATCCCCTACGCAGAATTGGGGAAGGTCAAACTCCTGGTCGAGATTTTCAATTTTTTCACGGTTTAGGTACTCTTTATCTCCATTATTTACCTTATGTATTGTTAGGAAAGAATTTATTTAGTTCGGAAATCGCTAGATACTTAATTTCAATGTGGCTATTTACTTTCACTAATTATTTGTTTTTACGCTCAACTAAAATTCCTAAAGAACTGTCTTTACTCATTTCAATAGCTATTACATACAGTAGCGATTTTTTAGGTTTAAATAGCCTTTTGTACCCTGAGAATAGCCTACTTGGTGTAAGGTCAAGTATG
This Coleofasciculus sp. FACHB-T130 DNA region includes the following protein-coding sequences:
- a CDS encoding ArsA family ATPase, which codes for MALILTFLGKGGTGRTTVAIAAAKQLASKGARVLLAGQDPGPTLGLLLGASPSPDPQELAQNLQVVQFQSAVLLERSWEEVKKLEAQYLRTPLLKNVYGQELGVLPGMDSALALNAIREYEASGKYDVIIYDGSGDQTTLRMLGMPEILSWYIRRFRKVVEDSDLWRTVSPFIQPISSAVLNVSWSGDNFAQQPTNEVNNLLERGRAAVADPNRVAAYLVTTSAPTAVATAQYFWGSAQQVGLTVGGVLLNQESDTEAISANFTPLAVSSLPSSPPGDWQPLIDALPDLRQVSGLPKPIEIDIPARQVRLFLPGFDKKQVKLTQYGPEVTIEAGDQRRNISLPPQLSGQPVKGAKFQNSYLAISF
- a CDS encoding DUF2862 domain-containing protein, with translation MEIGQKVKVYRLRDRVSPAVVNKLGKVGTIKGYKMTDGSGVGVVVQFDDNSTTWFFEDELKPAQ
- a CDS encoding ABC transporter permease translates to MKAVVRKAGRVRRLLPVNDLWWAKLDLLRTLVRRDLEARYKGSVLGNLWPLVNQLSQLLIYTYVFSIVLKIKLTLKGLPENNITFGLWLFAGLLLWIAFTSGLTQAAGSVVGQPNLVKKVVFPLALLPLVPVLSTFIESTLGLMALILLVALTSQTIHATLWLLPLVWLPQLMLTAGLGYFTAALTVFLRDIPQTLLVILNFLFYLTPIVYPAKQIPEPWRGWVFWLNPVATLAEVYRDLVLVGEMNHWAQWGVASLICLLIFLGGLGAYQRLRPAFADVL
- a CDS encoding ABC transporter ATP-binding protein, encoding MSEIAISLKNVSKCFKLYGHPVDRLKDLLLPGKIRANEFWALRDINLEVPKGQTLGIVGQNGSGKSTLLQIIAGTLTPTTGDIQVNGRVAALLELGSGFNPEFTGRQNVFFNGRLLGLSQREIEDKFDTIAEFAEIGDFIEQPVKAYSSGMFIRLAFAVAINVEPDILIVDEALSVGDIKFQFKCFLKFKEFQEKGITILFVSHDGNSVKRYCNNAILLNSGQKILEGIPNQVINHYTKIMFPDEEVREFREIPNKELILPAAPERKKEKLEYRYGDGRGEIIKIITKNSNGETTKTFLSCEKVVVSIEALIKEFLEAPVFAMTIKDCRGEDIYITNTYAQKINVPNLKPGNLVNVSFEQHLMLCPGDYFISFGFVSLAQGRLSPIDRRYDAVQIKVTQLGDDMSGGIVNLQSRINFSIEKATLESSKY
- a CDS encoding glycosyltransferase yields the protein MNYPEDFFRFQELNLWLPKRNYSVFNYSDGSEEEAYLENCLKKVSDLRCHSSELVGYIRNWPSEYHLSPKRSNLLRPILLNKGSSILELGAGCGAITRYLGENVDKVIAVEGSDKRANIAALRCRDLENVQIVHGNFQNIEFNEKFDVVTLIGVLEYSGQYINSGNPQQQALEIAKRHLKNDGILILAIENKLGLKYFAGCSEDHTGILFDGLEGYSSGSLVRTFGKQELEKLLKISGFTDIDFLYPFPDYKLPDVVIRLNETSPHYSTPFLYNWLGYVNSRDYSNRKIEIFEEFLVTKQIEANGFLSQVSNSFLVLASGGKLISEKFLDPEAIVWKYNVMRSKEFMTQLCLRRNRSDGSLFLKREPIYTELTLEQETDPTKELKHYANESTQIVSGTTLIEQIIQAIRFRASGDEEFLKSCINIWYKFLVKEAQRCLGSKTELPGNYVDCTPWNLIVTPKGALNYIDREWSYLARLPIKFILFRGFLGIYNWAYLWIDAGWDILQPDKSFRSFLNFCLQLVELDINAEEFNRFALLDWEFQERTKLVASGNFDEFTRFLNSIPQSMLFVKSIERSQSQLHQTQAELQHSQSQLHQTQAELQHSQSQLHQTQAELQHLQSQLHQTQAELQHSQSQLHQTQAELQHSQSQLHQTQAELQHSLSIVASMETSKFWKLRTIWFKFKKSISSVLLPFVRLSNKSIFVIRNEGFYIFTQRTAKFLIHRMTSFHTRSYLTDTLVAKILQSLAEPPEYTEWINDYEPNDEELKQQKNKALSFKYKPLLSVILPVYKVPFFILEETLNSVLNQTYTNWELCIAFADIGNLQTSQYLEALSLQDQRVRLTIMLENQGISGNSNAAIKLASGEFIVLLDHDDLLAPSAFYEVIKKLNEQQNLDFLYSDKDCVSANSKVRSRLLLKPEWSPEILYSANYLTHLCVARRELVERIGGFRPETDGAQDWDIFFRITEQTSRIARINSVLYHWRIIQGSTSLGIDSKPYALEAQLRTIQDHLSRTQLPATVSPHPESGFRLEWQTPPAKVTIIIDGDVPWESLSSCIRAVSSFADSSIHTAKVVLPESSYNSQKSERDTIIKNTNLPIEWLIFRENKLETLAKAAKKEPTDVVLFVSGEITRFQEGWIQELSGWVLSHPNIGFATALILTEENIVVEAGIIVDQYGNGSPLLRGRNLYSWEIFGGALWYRNCTASSPKAVAFSYDHYLTLDGLPTNVSSLSSAMIKLCQASRRKNKRGLVNPHARAFLKDLPNDDIPEFHESLADDPYFHPAFDSVAPLKLRLKNGKHL